The following coding sequences are from one Vulpes vulpes isolate BD-2025 chromosome 12, VulVul3, whole genome shotgun sequence window:
- the HMBS gene encoding porphobilinogen deaminase isoform X2, whose translation MRVIRVGTRKSQLARIQTDSVVAMLKALYPGLQFEIVAMSTTGDKILDTALSKIGEKSLFTKELEHALEKNEVDLVVHSLKDLPTVLPPGFTIGAICKRENPYDAVVFHPKFVGKTLETLPEKSVVGTSSLRRAAQLQRKFPHLEFRSIRGNLNTRLRKLDELQEFSAIILAAAGLQRMGWQHRVGQILHPEECMYAVGQGALGVEVRAKDQDMLDLVGVLHDPETLLRCIAERAFLRHLEGGCSVPVAVHTAMKDGQLYLTGGVWSLDGSDSMQETMQATIHVTAQHEDGPEDDPQLVGITARNIPREAQLAAENLGISLASLLLNKGAKNILDVARQLNDAH comes from the exons ATGAGAGTGATTCGTGTGGGTACCCGAAAGAGCCAG CTGGCTCGCATACAGACAGACAGTGTGGTGGCAATGCTGAAAGCCTTGTACCCAGGCCTACAGTTTGAAATTG TTGCTATGTCGACCACGGGGGACAAGATTCTTGACACTGCACTCTCTAAG ATTGGAGAAAAGAGCCTGTTTACCAAGGAGCTGGAACACGCGCTGGAGAAGAATGA AGTCGACCTAGTTGTTCACTCTCTGAAGGACCTGCCCACGGTGCTTCCTCCTGGCTTCACCATTGGAGCCATCTGCAA GCGGGAGAACCCCTATGATGCTGTTGTCTTTCACCCAAAATTTGTTGGGAAAACTCTAGAAACCTTGCCAGAGAAGAG CGTGGTGGGAACCAGCTCCCTGCGGAGAGCAGCCCAGCTGCAGAGAAAGTTCCCGCACCTAGAGTTCAGGAGCATT CGGGGAAATCTCAACACCCGGCTCCGGAAGCTGGATGAGCTGCAGGAGTTCAGTGCCATCATCCTGGCTGCGGCTGGTCTGCAGCGCATGGGCTGGCAGCACCGAGTGGGGCAG ATCCTGCACCCAGAGGAATGCATGTATGCTGTGGGTCAG GGGGCCCTGGGCGTGGAAGTCCGAGCCAAGGACCAGGACATGCTGGACCTGGTGGGCGTGTTGCATGATCCGGAGACTCTGCTTCGCTGCATTGCTGAGCGAGCCTTCCTTAGGCACCTG GAGGGAGGCTGCAGTGTGCCAGTGGCAGTGCATACAGCTATGAAGGATGGGCAA CTATACCTGACTGGAGGAGTCTGGAGTCTAGACGGCTCAGATAGCATGCAAGAGACCATGCAGGCCACCATCCACGTCACAGCCCAG CATGAAGATGGCCCCGAGGATGATCCGCAGCTGGTGGGGATCACTGCCCGGAACATTCCACGAGAAGCCCAGCTGGCTGCTGAGAACCTGGGCATCAGCCTGGCCAGTTTGCTGCtgaacaaaggagccaagaacataCTGGATGTTGCACGGCAGCTTAATGATGCCCACTAA
- the HMBS gene encoding porphobilinogen deaminase isoform X1 gives MSGNGTAAAAAEGNGPKMRVIRVGTRKSQLARIQTDSVVAMLKALYPGLQFEIVAMSTTGDKILDTALSKIGEKSLFTKELEHALEKNEVDLVVHSLKDLPTVLPPGFTIGAICKRENPYDAVVFHPKFVGKTLETLPEKSVVGTSSLRRAAQLQRKFPHLEFRSIRGNLNTRLRKLDELQEFSAIILAAAGLQRMGWQHRVGQILHPEECMYAVGQGALGVEVRAKDQDMLDLVGVLHDPETLLRCIAERAFLRHLEGGCSVPVAVHTAMKDGQLYLTGGVWSLDGSDSMQETMQATIHVTAQHEDGPEDDPQLVGITARNIPREAQLAAENLGISLASLLLNKGAKNILDVARQLNDAH, from the exons ATGTCGGGCAACGGCACCGCGGCCGCCGCGGCG GAAGGAAACGGCCCAAAGATGAGAGTGATTCGTGTGGGTACCCGAAAGAGCCAG CTGGCTCGCATACAGACAGACAGTGTGGTGGCAATGCTGAAAGCCTTGTACCCAGGCCTACAGTTTGAAATTG TTGCTATGTCGACCACGGGGGACAAGATTCTTGACACTGCACTCTCTAAG ATTGGAGAAAAGAGCCTGTTTACCAAGGAGCTGGAACACGCGCTGGAGAAGAATGA AGTCGACCTAGTTGTTCACTCTCTGAAGGACCTGCCCACGGTGCTTCCTCCTGGCTTCACCATTGGAGCCATCTGCAA GCGGGAGAACCCCTATGATGCTGTTGTCTTTCACCCAAAATTTGTTGGGAAAACTCTAGAAACCTTGCCAGAGAAGAG CGTGGTGGGAACCAGCTCCCTGCGGAGAGCAGCCCAGCTGCAGAGAAAGTTCCCGCACCTAGAGTTCAGGAGCATT CGGGGAAATCTCAACACCCGGCTCCGGAAGCTGGATGAGCTGCAGGAGTTCAGTGCCATCATCCTGGCTGCGGCTGGTCTGCAGCGCATGGGCTGGCAGCACCGAGTGGGGCAG ATCCTGCACCCAGAGGAATGCATGTATGCTGTGGGTCAG GGGGCCCTGGGCGTGGAAGTCCGAGCCAAGGACCAGGACATGCTGGACCTGGTGGGCGTGTTGCATGATCCGGAGACTCTGCTTCGCTGCATTGCTGAGCGAGCCTTCCTTAGGCACCTG GAGGGAGGCTGCAGTGTGCCAGTGGCAGTGCATACAGCTATGAAGGATGGGCAA CTATACCTGACTGGAGGAGTCTGGAGTCTAGACGGCTCAGATAGCATGCAAGAGACCATGCAGGCCACCATCCACGTCACAGCCCAG CATGAAGATGGCCCCGAGGATGATCCGCAGCTGGTGGGGATCACTGCCCGGAACATTCCACGAGAAGCCCAGCTGGCTGCTGAGAACCTGGGCATCAGCCTGGCCAGTTTGCTGCtgaacaaaggagccaagaacataCTGGATGTTGCACGGCAGCTTAATGATGCCCACTAA